A stretch of Chitinophaga caeni DNA encodes these proteins:
- a CDS encoding glycoside hydrolase family 18 protein, with protein sequence MNHKKWIGSVFIAMLTLTVTVLNVLANGKPVKKVVIGYVGGYNGIFDVSMIDANKLTHINYAFVDIKNGEAWLHNEATDTVNFRMLNSLKKINPSLKILISIGGWAWSENFSDAVLTEAARKKFAASAVDIMEKYNLDGVDIDWEYPAIPGEEGNVYRPEDTRNFTLMFKALREALDEAGKKDGQHYLLTAAVGASTRNVETTEMDQVATYMDYINLMTYDYKTGGSKIAGHHANLYGSTDNPDESSADRSVKAYIAAGVPPSKIVLGLAFYGRAWKMPSGKNLGLNETPESAAWGGGYTKIKDTLMKTGGYKYYWDKKAQAPYLFNENDKIFITMDDEKSVKIKCKYVKKNGLAGVMFWEYSSDPKGYLLTTVHNNL encoded by the coding sequence ATGAATCACAAAAAATGGATCGGCAGTGTTTTTATAGCAATGCTCACCCTCACGGTTACTGTATTGAACGTATTGGCAAATGGGAAACCGGTGAAAAAAGTTGTTATCGGTTACGTGGGTGGCTATAATGGTATTTTTGATGTATCAATGATTGATGCTAATAAATTAACGCATATTAATTATGCTTTTGTGGATATAAAAAATGGCGAAGCATGGTTGCATAATGAAGCTACGGATACTGTCAATTTTAGAATGCTCAATTCCTTGAAAAAAATAAATCCCAGCTTGAAGATTTTAATTTCTATCGGCGGTTGGGCTTGGAGCGAAAATTTCTCGGACGCCGTACTTACAGAAGCGGCACGGAAAAAGTTTGCAGCTAGCGCCGTGGATATCATGGAAAAATATAACCTCGATGGTGTGGATATCGATTGGGAATACCCCGCGATACCCGGTGAGGAAGGGAATGTTTACCGCCCCGAAGATACCCGGAACTTTACATTGATGTTTAAAGCGCTAAGGGAAGCTTTAGATGAAGCCGGCAAAAAAGACGGGCAACATTACCTGTTAACCGCCGCGGTGGGAGCCAGCACCCGGAACGTGGAAACAACCGAGATGGATCAAGTTGCCACATACATGGATTATATCAACCTGATGACTTATGATTATAAAACCGGGGGCTCTAAAATAGCAGGTCACCATGCCAACTTGTATGGTTCTACAGATAATCCAGATGAATCATCTGCCGACCGTTCCGTTAAGGCTTACATTGCAGCAGGGGTACCGCCTTCCAAGATAGTATTGGGCTTAGCTTTTTACGGTAGGGCTTGGAAGATGCCTTCCGGTAAAAACCTGGGTTTGAATGAAACTCCCGAAAGCGCTGCCTGGGGAGGTGGTTATACCAAGATTAAAGACACGTTGATGAAAACTGGCGGCTATAAATATTATTGGGATAAGAAAGCTCAAGCGCCGTATCTGTTTAATGAAAACGACAAGATTTTTATTACGATGGATGATGAGAAATCGGTGAAGATCAAATGTAAATATGTTAAAAAGAATGGCTTGGCAGGCGTTATGTTCTGGGAATATAGCAGCGATCCAAAGGGGTATTTATTGACGACTGTTCATAACAATTTATAA
- a CDS encoding TonB-dependent receptor, translating into MKPLYRFRIPITQLLFILLGLMLSAAESGAQQVVRGLVNDGNGNPLPGATVIIKGSQNAVQTNATGHFEIQAPATVPFSLIISLIGYQNQEVVFYELSDEIFEITLLDDSLLGEIIVTARRRKETAQDVPIPIAVVGGARAAEAGAFNVNRLKELVPSVQLYSSNPRNTALNIRGLGTTFGLTNDGIDPGVGFYVDGVYYARPAATTLDFIDVERIEVLRGPQGTLFGKNTTAGAFNITTKKASFTSGGVFELSYGNYGYIQAKTSVTGPLSKKLAGRLSFVGTQRDGTIYNKKRDEYINDLNNIGVKGQLLYAPSDKTEITLSGDLSRQRPNGYAQIVAGVVNTQRPEYRQFDQIISDLNYHLPTTDPFDRVIDHDTPWRSDQDFGGASLTINTDIGNGTLTSTSAFRYWNWNPSNDRDFTGLQALALSQAPSKHSQWSQEVRYAGAFSSKLSGVIGVFAIAQNLQTDPYHTEESGKDQWRFSQSTGSELWATPGLLDGYGIKTISELNTFSGAVFGQLDWSITGRLHLLPGIRFNYDKKKVDFNRETYGGAQTDDPELIALKKAVYSDQQFNANTDNTNVSGQITLSYKTPAGLNAYATFATNYKPVGLNLGGLPTSNGQPMLELAKIAPEYVQHYELGVKTTPKPGAILNFTIYRTDLKDYQTLVLNSQLGVNRGYLANAEKVRVTGVELDGSIKAGQYLSFRGAVTYTDGKYVRFKEAPVPLEETGGAAFKDASGTKLPGISKWAGSLSSEITSNARNIFKNEGRFFFTVDAYYRSSFSSSPVESRYLNVDGYSILNARAGFRAQKGLSLFIWSRNLLDQDYFEQLLPASGSAGHYAGVLGDPGTFGITLKYSY; encoded by the coding sequence ATGAAACCGCTTTATCGTTTTAGAATTCCTATTACCCAACTACTATTTATATTACTTGGCCTAATGCTGAGCGCCGCCGAGTCCGGTGCGCAGCAAGTTGTCCGGGGACTGGTAAATGACGGGAACGGGAATCCGCTTCCCGGCGCTACCGTTATTATTAAAGGCAGTCAGAATGCTGTACAAACCAATGCTACAGGGCATTTTGAAATTCAAGCGCCTGCAACGGTGCCTTTTTCTTTGATCATCAGCTTAATCGGCTATCAAAACCAGGAAGTCGTATTCTATGAATTAAGCGACGAGATATTCGAAATTACCTTGTTGGATGATAGCCTGCTCGGTGAAATCATCGTGACCGCGCGCAGGAGGAAGGAAACGGCGCAAGATGTCCCGATTCCTATTGCTGTTGTTGGCGGGGCTAGGGCTGCCGAGGCAGGAGCCTTTAATGTGAATCGATTGAAGGAATTAGTTCCTTCGGTACAACTATATTCTTCTAATCCCAGGAACACGGCATTGAACATTCGCGGTCTCGGTACTACTTTCGGCTTAACGAATGATGGTATTGATCCCGGTGTAGGATTTTATGTAGACGGTGTATATTATGCCCGGCCCGCGGCTACTACCCTCGATTTTATAGATGTGGAAAGGATCGAAGTTTTGCGTGGACCGCAGGGTACCTTATTCGGAAAGAATACTACCGCCGGTGCTTTCAATATCACTACTAAGAAGGCTAGTTTTACATCGGGTGGTGTATTCGAATTGAGTTATGGAAATTATGGTTATATACAAGCCAAAACGTCTGTGACAGGACCTTTGAGCAAGAAATTAGCAGGGCGACTGTCTTTTGTAGGAACGCAAAGAGACGGAACAATTTATAACAAGAAGCGGGATGAATATATAAATGATCTGAATAACATTGGCGTAAAGGGACAATTGTTGTACGCCCCAAGCGATAAAACTGAAATTACCCTTTCCGGTGATTTATCGCGGCAGCGACCTAATGGTTATGCGCAAATAGTTGCAGGGGTTGTAAATACTCAACGACCGGAGTACCGCCAATTTGATCAGATTATCTCGGATTTAAATTATCATTTACCTACAACGGATCCATTTGATCGGGTTATAGATCATGATACCCCTTGGCGCTCCGACCAGGATTTTGGCGGCGCTTCGTTAACTATCAATACGGATATCGGTAATGGGACTTTGACATCAACATCAGCTTTCCGTTATTGGAATTGGAATCCTTCTAATGACCGTGACTTTACCGGTTTGCAAGCATTAGCTCTTTCACAAGCGCCGTCCAAACACAGTCAATGGTCGCAGGAGGTCCGTTACGCGGGAGCTTTCTCATCCAAGTTAAGTGGCGTAATAGGCGTTTTCGCAATCGCGCAAAACCTGCAAACCGATCCATATCACACGGAAGAATCTGGTAAAGATCAATGGCGCTTTTCCCAATCGACCGGTAGCGAGTTATGGGCAACCCCCGGGTTGCTGGATGGTTACGGTATCAAGACTATTTCGGAATTGAACACTTTTAGTGGCGCGGTGTTCGGGCAGTTAGATTGGTCCATTACGGGTAGGCTCCACTTGTTACCGGGTATAAGGTTTAATTATGATAAGAAGAAAGTAGATTTCAACCGTGAGACTTACGGAGGTGCGCAAACCGATGACCCGGAATTGATCGCGTTAAAAAAAGCCGTTTACAGTGATCAACAATTTAACGCTAATACCGATAATACCAATGTGTCCGGTCAGATTACTTTATCCTATAAAACACCGGCGGGCTTGAATGCTTATGCAACCTTTGCTACCAATTATAAGCCCGTTGGTCTGAACCTGGGCGGCTTGCCTACATCAAACGGTCAACCGATGCTGGAACTAGCCAAAATAGCACCTGAATATGTGCAACATTACGAACTAGGTGTTAAAACAACACCGAAACCGGGCGCAATATTAAATTTTACAATCTACAGGACAGATTTGAAAGATTATCAAACCCTGGTATTAAATTCCCAGTTAGGTGTGAATCGCGGTTACTTGGCAAATGCCGAAAAAGTGCGCGTAACAGGAGTTGAGCTGGATGGAAGCATAAAGGCAGGGCAGTACCTGTCTTTCCGTGGCGCGGTTACCTATACAGATGGGAAATATGTACGCTTCAAGGAAGCGCCCGTTCCTTTAGAAGAAACAGGTGGTGCGGCGTTCAAGGATGCTTCGGGAACGAAATTACCCGGTATTTCGAAATGGGCAGGCTCATTAAGTTCCGAAATTACTTCTAATGCGAGAAATATCTTTAAGAATGAAGGCAGGTTTTTCTTTACCGTAGATGCCTATTACAGGTCTTCCTTCTCCTCGAGCCCCGTGGAATCCCGGTATTTAAATGTTGATGGCTATTCAATATTGAATGCGAGAGCAGGATTTAGAGCGCAAAAGGGCTTGTCATTATTTATTTGGTCGAGAAATTTATTGGATCAGGATTATTTCGAACAATTACTGCCGGCGAGCGGTTCGGCAGGGCATTATGCCGGGGTTTTAGGCGATCCCGGGACTTTCGGTATCACTTTGAAATATTCATACTAA
- a CDS encoding TolC family protein: MTNWNQMIHKRILGLVLLFYAIPTHAQNTTLPPAIHSFSLQDCISYAQEHQYALLNARMEQQKSREVVGEQRGKLLPHVDITGSFVDNLKLATSLIPDLTGDPNNKIPVQFGNKFTSSVFGQLNQTLFNSDYFLGLKASKVYQELSTKDLRRNEIDTKIAVTQAYYNVLVAEETINILTTNKLQLEKTLNDTKARYDVGVAERIDVDRIQVSYNTIETQVMNAQRLLDYSYYVLKFQMSMPETDSLELTEKVDDFANTLEIVDTVSYHYTDRVEYSIQETQIALNQLDLKSKKLGFLPSLNAYVNYGYNYFGSHFNELYKEGFGASAIGVNLTFPIFTGTERIHTINQARLTVAQSQNDLAQLTQQIQLEVRQSFTDYRNNMQSYMMQKRNMELNQGIYERVELKFEQGVATSLDVISAESELKVSQGDYLNALLNALLSKVQLDKAMGKITSNP; this comes from the coding sequence ATGACGAATTGGAACCAAATGATACATAAACGTATACTAGGACTGGTTTTGCTTTTTTATGCCATTCCGACCCATGCTCAAAACACGACTCTCCCCCCGGCAATCCATTCATTTAGCTTGCAAGACTGTATTTCCTACGCACAGGAACATCAATACGCGCTATTAAATGCAAGGATGGAGCAACAAAAATCCAGGGAAGTTGTTGGCGAACAAAGGGGTAAACTCTTGCCACATGTTGATATTACGGGAAGCTTCGTAGACAATTTGAAACTGGCGACATCCCTGATCCCGGATTTAACGGGCGATCCCAATAATAAGATCCCCGTGCAATTCGGCAACAAGTTCACCTCCTCCGTGTTCGGGCAGTTGAATCAAACCTTGTTCAACAGCGATTATTTCCTGGGCTTAAAAGCATCGAAAGTATACCAGGAATTATCCACGAAGGATCTGCGCAGGAACGAGATCGATACCAAGATAGCCGTTACGCAGGCATATTATAACGTTCTCGTGGCTGAAGAGACCATTAACATACTCACAACCAATAAGTTGCAACTCGAAAAAACATTAAATGATACCAAGGCTAGGTATGATGTGGGGGTTGCAGAAAGAATAGATGTTGACAGGATACAGGTTTCCTATAACACGATCGAAACACAGGTGATGAATGCACAAAGGCTACTGGATTACAGCTACTACGTGTTAAAATTCCAGATGAGCATGCCGGAAACGGATTCCCTGGAGCTCACGGAGAAGGTAGATGATTTCGCGAATACACTCGAGATAGTGGATACCGTGAGTTACCATTATACCGACCGGGTTGAATACAGCATCCAGGAAACTCAAATTGCCCTGAACCAACTGGATCTTAAAAGCAAAAAATTAGGATTCCTACCTTCTTTAAATGCCTATGTGAATTACGGGTATAATTATTTCGGTTCCCATTTCAATGAATTATACAAGGAAGGATTCGGGGCATCAGCCATCGGTGTGAATTTAACTTTTCCCATTTTTACCGGAACGGAAAGGATTCACACGATTAACCAGGCCAGACTTACGGTGGCACAATCTCAAAACGATCTCGCGCAATTGACCCAGCAGATTCAATTGGAAGTTAGGCAATCGTTTACCGACTACCGGAACAATATGCAATCTTACATGATGCAAAAACGGAACATGGAGTTGAACCAGGGCATCTATGAAAGGGTGGAATTGAAATTTGAACAGGGGGTAGCCACCAGCCTGGATGTGATTTCCGCGGAAAGTGAATTGAAGGTGTCGCAAGGTGATTACCTGAATGCTTTACTCAACGCATTATTAAGCAAAGTGCAGTTGGACAAAGCCATGGGTAAAATCACCTCGAACCCTTAA
- a CDS encoding efflux RND transporter periplasmic adaptor subunit, which yields MQLFTNRKIHGAQSLPLWIGAGIFALFASSCGSKKPAGAGGRAMPKPTVVATVVKPATYTVTEEFPASLIANHVINLTSDVTGYLKAIRVADGSNVSKGQLLYEIDQSRYAAGVDQSKASLAQAQAQLAQTQLDYDRYKALLEKDATSRQTVDQAETALKTAKANVAAAQAVLDKTNTDLSHSNIRSPMNGKIGIALIRVGDIVNAGQTVINTIVNEEPIYADIDIPQQRYKDFADALGSNKYQYTLKFSDGSIYPEKGKLLLVNNAVDATTGTIRVRISFTNNKNMLKSGMTAVLQMTYQTQDSQIAIPSKAIKQTLGEIDVFTVDENNVVKINPVSMGAIIDTMQIVNSGLKAGDKVITEGIQKIRPGDTVQVQLR from the coding sequence ATGCAACTATTCACTAACAGGAAAATACATGGTGCCCAATCCTTACCGCTCTGGATCGGAGCCGGGATTTTCGCCTTATTTGCTAGTAGTTGTGGCAGCAAGAAACCTGCCGGTGCCGGTGGTAGAGCTATGCCGAAGCCTACCGTCGTTGCAACGGTTGTAAAGCCTGCTACCTATACCGTAACGGAAGAATTTCCCGCCAGCCTAATAGCTAACCACGTCATCAACCTAACCTCTGATGTTACCGGGTATCTAAAGGCTATCAGGGTAGCTGATGGTAGTAATGTTTCTAAAGGACAATTATTATATGAAATAGATCAAAGCCGCTACGCCGCAGGGGTAGATCAATCCAAAGCAAGCCTCGCACAAGCCCAGGCACAACTGGCGCAAACGCAATTGGATTACGATAGGTATAAAGCCTTGCTCGAAAAAGATGCAACATCCCGCCAAACGGTTGATCAAGCGGAAACCGCCCTTAAAACGGCCAAAGCTAACGTAGCTGCCGCCCAAGCCGTACTCGATAAAACAAATACCGACCTGAGCCATTCCAACATCCGTTCACCGATGAACGGTAAAATAGGGATCGCGCTCATCCGTGTAGGCGATATCGTCAATGCCGGGCAAACCGTGATTAACACCATCGTGAACGAAGAGCCGATCTATGCCGATATCGATATCCCGCAACAACGTTACAAGGATTTCGCGGATGCACTCGGTTCTAACAAATACCAATATACGCTCAAGTTTAGTGATGGCAGCATTTACCCGGAAAAAGGGAAACTGCTGTTGGTGAATAACGCGGTAGATGCCACCACGGGTACCATCCGCGTAAGGATTTCCTTCACTAATAATAAAAATATGTTGAAATCCGGTATGACAGCCGTACTTCAAATGACTTATCAAACACAGGACTCGCAGATTGCCATCCCGAGTAAGGCCATCAAGCAGACCCTGGGAGAAATAGATGTGTTTACAGTAGATGAAAATAACGTGGTTAAAATAAACCCCGTTAGCATGGGAGCAATAATAGATACCATGCAAATTGTAAATTCTGGCCTGAAGGCCGGGGATAAAGTCATCACCGAAGGTATTCAGAAAATACGCCCCGGTGATACCGTGCAGGTGCAACTACGATAA
- a CDS encoding efflux RND transporter permease subunit, translated as MISKTFIERKNTTIVIAILLVIVGGICMLNLPIAQLPDIAPPVVEVRSNYIGANSNTVEETVTTPIENQINGTPGAMYIQSVSANDGSMSITVTFNLGTDADIATLDVQNRVNFALPSVPDDVRRTGVTTKKRSNDMLMVIAVKSPNGSHERAFLDNYVNIFIKPELARVAGVGDVNAFSQDYSMRIWLNPDKMAALGITTADVAAAISEQNVQVPAGIIGAPPAKQDQAFEYNVKVKGRLVTAEEFENIIVATNAKTGSLVRLKDVARTELGTFSYAIEIKADGQNGSGMAIYLEPGANALDVNDAVMAKMEELAKSFPPDMEWMIPFETTSFVKISIEEVIQTFIEALILVVLVVFIFLQNWRTTLVPILVIPVSIIGTFIFFQLLGFSINTLTLFGFVLAIGIVVDDAIVVVEAVQHHIDFDKMSPLDATYKAMSEVQAPVIAIALILASVFVPVAFIPGVSGQLYQQFALTIAFSVLLSAFLALTLTPALCAMMLRPAHLSKKSRGLNKFFYKFNKWFAKVTNRYGSQVNRAIKHSWVVLIMLAVIFTVTFYLFKTTPTTFIPQEDMGSMFIAIELPDAASSMRTRELTSRVNQVLSRDTSIQHFMGVTGINFIANAIKPNSATYFTQLKPWDTRYEYGDDIGKVVQRIQGQLYMMFPEATIIVIPAPTLRGLGTSSGFSFILEQKSGDDIAEFNRVLNEFLMKANQRPEIAQAYSFFSATTPEINVTVDRDKCKQMGVPVSSVFSTLQTYLGGLYVNDFTRFSRSFRVVLQADTSFRSNIDKLKTYYVKNVKGEMVPLSALVTYKTGSGAPVLNHFNLYRSIEIDGTNQQGYSSGDAIRALEEVAAQVLPSNFGYDWANISKQEIEAGNTSTIIFMLSILFVFLLLTALYESWSVPFSVLLAVPIALFGAILFLYLSKQANSVYSQIGLITLIGLAAKNAILIVEFAKVRVDEGIPLVEATIQAVKLRFRPILMTSFAFILGVMPLMFAHGAGAASRVNIGFTVVGGMLAATVLAIFTVPVLYVLITRLAYGKTKLAELEEMGRKNPPPEDHFNLDEDDEDEK; from the coding sequence ATGATCTCGAAAACATTTATAGAAAGAAAAAATACAACTATCGTAATTGCAATCCTCTTGGTGATTGTCGGGGGCATCTGTATGCTGAATTTGCCGATTGCGCAATTACCGGATATTGCTCCACCAGTAGTTGAGGTCCGCTCGAATTATATCGGCGCCAACTCCAACACCGTGGAAGAAACGGTTACTACACCTATCGAGAACCAGATCAATGGCACCCCCGGGGCCATGTATATACAGTCTGTAAGTGCCAACGATGGATCAATGAGCATCACGGTAACTTTTAACCTCGGTACAGATGCTGATATTGCCACCCTCGATGTACAAAACCGCGTGAACTTCGCACTACCAAGTGTACCGGATGACGTGCGTAGAACAGGCGTAACTACCAAGAAACGCTCCAATGATATGTTGATGGTAATCGCGGTGAAATCCCCGAACGGTTCCCATGAAAGGGCTTTCCTGGATAACTATGTAAACATCTTCATAAAGCCCGAATTAGCGCGTGTTGCAGGTGTAGGTGATGTGAATGCTTTCTCTCAGGATTACAGTATGAGGATCTGGTTAAATCCCGATAAAATGGCCGCCCTTGGCATTACTACCGCCGATGTGGCTGCCGCTATATCCGAACAAAACGTACAGGTACCCGCCGGTATTATAGGGGCTCCCCCTGCCAAACAGGATCAAGCATTCGAATATAACGTGAAAGTTAAGGGCCGCCTGGTTACTGCTGAAGAGTTCGAAAACATTATCGTAGCTACAAATGCGAAAACCGGTTCACTGGTTCGATTGAAGGATGTTGCCAGGACAGAATTAGGTACTTTCTCCTACGCGATAGAAATCAAGGCCGATGGCCAAAATGGTAGTGGTATGGCCATTTACCTGGAACCGGGAGCAAACGCCCTCGATGTAAATGATGCCGTGATGGCCAAAATGGAGGAGTTAGCGAAATCATTCCCGCCGGATATGGAGTGGATGATTCCCTTCGAAACAACTTCATTCGTAAAAATATCTATCGAAGAAGTTATCCAAACCTTTATTGAAGCCTTGATACTGGTGGTATTGGTGGTGTTCATCTTCCTACAGAACTGGAGAACGACCCTGGTGCCGATCCTGGTCATCCCGGTTTCAATCATCGGTACGTTTATATTCTTCCAACTACTAGGATTCTCGATCAATACCCTGACTTTATTCGGTTTCGTGTTGGCGATCGGTATCGTGGTGGATGATGCCATCGTTGTGGTGGAAGCCGTACAGCACCATATCGATTTTGATAAGATGTCGCCATTAGATGCGACCTACAAAGCGATGAGCGAAGTACAAGCGCCCGTAATCGCGATCGCATTAATCCTGGCTTCTGTATTCGTGCCGGTAGCTTTCATTCCCGGTGTTAGCGGGCAGCTATACCAACAGTTCGCCCTTACGATTGCCTTCTCGGTATTATTATCTGCCTTCTTGGCATTGACCCTCACTCCGGCGCTTTGCGCCATGATGTTGAGGCCGGCGCACCTGTCTAAGAAATCAAGGGGTTTAAATAAATTCTTTTATAAGTTCAATAAATGGTTCGCGAAAGTAACGAACCGTTACGGCAGCCAAGTAAACCGCGCTATCAAGCATTCTTGGGTAGTATTAATCATGTTGGCTGTCATCTTCACCGTAACTTTTTATCTCTTTAAAACCACGCCAACTACTTTTATTCCCCAAGAAGATATGGGCTCGATGTTCATCGCGATAGAATTGCCCGATGCCGCATCATCCATGCGTACCAGGGAATTGACTAGCAGGGTCAACCAGGTATTGTCGCGGGACACTTCAATCCAGCACTTTATGGGAGTAACGGGGATCAACTTTATCGCCAACGCGATCAAGCCCAACTCCGCGACCTACTTTACGCAGCTGAAGCCCTGGGATACCAGGTATGAATATGGAGATGATATCGGTAAAGTAGTGCAGCGCATACAGGGACAATTATACATGATGTTTCCGGAAGCGACCATCATCGTGATCCCGGCCCCGACCTTACGCGGTTTGGGTACATCTTCGGGATTTTCATTCATACTCGAACAAAAATCGGGTGACGATATCGCTGAATTTAACCGCGTGTTGAATGAATTTTTGATGAAAGCCAACCAAAGGCCGGAAATAGCGCAAGCATACTCTTTCTTCTCCGCGACAACTCCGGAGATCAATGTAACCGTAGACCGCGACAAGTGTAAGCAGATGGGAGTACCAGTAAGTAGCGTATTCAGCACTTTACAAACTTACTTGGGAGGGTTATATGTAAATGACTTTACACGTTTCAGCAGGAGTTTCCGGGTAGTATTGCAGGCCGACACAAGCTTCAGGAGCAATATAGACAAGTTGAAAACGTACTACGTGAAGAATGTCAAGGGCGAGATGGTACCGTTGAGCGCTTTGGTTACTTACAAAACCGGCAGCGGTGCACCGGTATTAAATCACTTTAACCTTTACCGTTCTATCGAGATCGATGGAACTAACCAACAAGGTTATAGTAGTGGTGATGCGATCCGCGCCTTGGAAGAAGTAGCCGCGCAAGTGTTGCCCTCTAACTTCGGTTATGACTGGGCAAATATTTCAAAGCAAGAAATCGAAGCCGGGAATACGAGTACCATCATCTTCATGCTTTCAATTTTATTCGTATTCTTATTGTTGACGGCATTGTACGAAAGTTGGTCAGTACCATTTTCTGTATTATTAGCAGTACCGATCGCTTTATTTGGTGCGATTTTATTCTTATATTTAAGTAAGCAGGCCAATAGTGTGTATTCGCAAATCGGGTTGATCACGTTGATCGGTTTGGCCGCTAAGAACGCGATCTTGATCGTAGAATTTGCGAAAGTGCGGGTAGATGAAGGGATACCTTTGGTAGAAGCAACGATACAGGCAGTGAAACTTCGTTTCCGCCCGATCCTGATGACCTCCTTCGCCTTTATTCTCGGTGTAATGCCGTTAATGTTTGCACATGGAGCAGGTGCAGCTTCCAGGGTAAATATTGGTTTCACGGTAGTAGGTGGTATGTTAGCCGCCACGGTACTAGCCATCTTTACCGTACCTGTATTATACGTGTTAATAACAAGACTTGCATATGGT
- a CDS encoding energy transducer TonB → MEPNKMLQADFLDLLFAGRNQDYGAYALRRQYNSRMRNAIFGTATLALLLVGGYWAGTNSKAATPPADKPLAKTTVLADLDIPPAATPPPPPPPPAKSTPPPVAQTVKYVDPIVVDDALAKDEEMPPIEKIKESVVGLENLDGEQEMGNALASMLDGDNSSGVVEAPPPPKDNKTYTFVEIMPSFPGGNESLMKFLKKNMRYPVMAAENGIEGTVFVSFVVDTDGSITGVETTGVKKGGGLEEEAIRVVNKMPKWKPGMQNQQKVKVRFSMPIRFSLAR, encoded by the coding sequence ATGGAACCTAACAAAATGCTACAGGCAGATTTCCTAGATCTGCTATTTGCCGGGCGCAACCAAGATTATGGTGCCTATGCACTCCGCCGGCAATACAACTCCCGCATGAGGAATGCTATTTTCGGAACAGCCACCCTGGCTTTGCTCTTGGTTGGTGGCTATTGGGCCGGCACCAACTCGAAGGCTGCCACGCCACCGGCCGACAAGCCCCTAGCTAAAACTACCGTGTTAGCTGATCTGGATATTCCGCCGGCAGCAACACCTCCACCACCACCACCTCCGCCTGCAAAGAGCACGCCGCCACCCGTCGCTCAAACCGTGAAATACGTGGACCCGATCGTGGTGGATGATGCATTGGCCAAGGATGAGGAGATGCCGCCGATAGAAAAGATCAAGGAATCTGTAGTAGGGCTAGAGAATTTGGATGGCGAACAAGAGATGGGCAATGCTTTAGCCAGTATGCTGGATGGCGATAATTCTTCCGGTGTGGTAGAAGCGCCGCCACCACCGAAGGATAATAAAACCTATACTTTCGTTGAAATAATGCCGAGCTTCCCCGGAGGCAATGAGAGCTTGATGAAATTTCTTAAAAAGAACATGCGTTATCCTGTTATGGCGGCGGAGAATGGTATCGAAGGAACGGTATTCGTTTCATTCGTGGTAGATACAGACGGTAGTATTACCGGTGTGGAAACTACCGGGGTGAAAAAGGGTGGAGGACTGGAAGAAGAAGCGATCCGTGTTGTAAATAAGATGCCTAAATGGAAGCCCGGGATGCAAAATCAGCAAAAAGTGAAAGTAAGGTTCTCTATGCCAATCAGGTTTAGCTTAGCGCGATAA